A portion of the Chitinophagales bacterium genome contains these proteins:
- a CDS encoding sigma-70 family RNA polymerase sigma factor codes for MTYRSLENLDDLSLVSKYKQTGDNHLVGILFTRYTHLVYGVCLKYLNSEEDSKDVTIEIFEKLLKDLKIHDIENFKAWLYSVAKNHCLMKFRSDKRRIELRPDLHEDLVNLMEWNAELHLEDKVNETRLSELDKAIRALNADQRICIELFYIQEKSYEQITEETGFTFKQVKSFIQNGKRNLKISLNKQS; via the coding sequence TTGACTTACCGCTCTCTCGAAAATCTAGATGATTTATCGCTTGTTTCAAAATATAAGCAAACCGGCGATAATCACCTGGTGGGTATACTATTCACACGCTACACACACCTGGTGTATGGTGTTTGTCTGAAATATTTGAACAGTGAAGAGGATAGCAAAGATGTAACAATCGAAATTTTTGAAAAGCTTCTTAAAGATTTAAAAATTCATGACATAGAGAATTTCAAAGCCTGGTTATACAGTGTCGCTAAAAATCATTGTCTTATGAAATTCAGGAGTGATAAACGGCGCATAGAGCTTCGACCTGACCTTCATGAAGATCTGGTGAACCTTATGGAATGGAACGCGGAGCTGCATCTGGAAGATAAAGTAAATGAAACCAGGCTAAGTGAATTAGATAAAGCTATACGTGCTCTGAATGCCGATCAGCGGATTTGTATAGAGCTTTTTTACATTCAGGAAAAAAGTTATGAGCAGATCACAGAAGAAACCGGCTTTACGTTTAAGCAGGTAAAGAGCTTTATCCAAAATGGGAAACGAAATTTAAAGATCAGCTTAAATAAGCAATCATGA